One genomic region from Syngnathus typhle isolate RoL2023-S1 ecotype Sweden linkage group LG17, RoL_Styp_1.0, whole genome shotgun sequence encodes:
- the csdc2b gene encoding cold shock domain-containing protein C2 — MTDPNLTSPSATPLRSPDAPLSVSFPFLREGSRVWEERGEQALPRELPSPLPTKRTRTYSATVRAHSGPVFKGVCKNFSRSQGHGFIRPSRGGEDVFVHISDIDGEYVPVEGDEVTYKVCRVPPKNLKVQAVEVRIIHLNPGTKHETWSGQIISS; from the exons ATGACTGACCCCAACCTCACGTCACCCTCGGCGACCCCGCTTCGATCCCCCGACGCCCCGCTCAGCGTCTCCTTCCCGTTCCTTAGGGAGGGGAGTCGAGTTTgggaggaaaggggagagcAGGCGCTACCCAGGGAACTTCCCAGCCCGCTGCCGACCAAACGTACTCGCACATACTCGGC CACGGTCCGAGCTCACTCAGGTCCGGTGTTCAAGGGCGTTTGTAAGAACTTCTCAAGATCCCAAGGACACGGATTCATCCGGCCGAGCCGTGGCGGCGAAGACGTCTTTGTTCACATCTCCGA CATCGACGGGGAATATGTTCCCGTTGAAGGCGACGAGGTCACCTACAAAGTGTGCAGAGTCCCCCCCAAGAACCTGAAGGTGCAGGCGGTGGAGGTGAGGATAATTCATCTGAACCCAGGCACCAAACACGAGACCTGGTCCGGGCAGATCATCAGTTCTTAG
- the polr3h gene encoding DNA-directed RNA polymerase III subunit RPC8, producing MFVLVEMMDTVRIPPWNFHRQVNEAVSEELNKKLANKVVYNVGLCICLYDITKLEDSYILPGDGASHTKVHFRYVVFHPFLDEILVGKIKYCSQEGVHVTMGFFDDILIPPESLQQPTKFDEAEQVWLWEYETDEGAHDLYMDKGEEIRFRVADEIFVDTSPTGPTTDDAPAQPGQPTPPPPQETSEKKEAPYTIIGTICEPGLGLLSWWNN from the exons ATGTTCGTGTTGGTGGAGATGATGGACACAGTCAGGATCCCTCCGTGGAACTTTCACAGACAGGTCAACGAGGCTGTGTCCGAGGAGTTGAATAAAAAGCTGGCTAACAAG GTGGTCTACAATGTCGGCCTCTGCATCTGCTTGTATGATATCACCAAACTGGAAGATTCATACATATTGCCAGGGGATGGTGCATCACACACTAAAG TTCATTTCAGGTATGTTGTTTTTCACCCCTTTCTGGACGAGATACTGGTCGGCAAAATCAAGTATTGCAGTCAGGAGGGCGTTCATG TGACCATGGGCTTCTTTGATGACATTCTCATCCCGCCAGAGTCTCTTCAGCAACCCACTAAATT CGACGAAGCCGAGCAAGTCTGGCTTTGGGAATATGAGACAGATGAAGGAGCGCACGACCTCTACATGGACAAGGGAGAGGAAATCCGTTTTCGAGTGGCCGATGAGATTTTTGTGGATACGTCACCGACGGGCCCGACGACTGATGACGCACCCGCCCAACCTGGCCAGCCGACGCCACCACCTCCACAAGAAACCAGCGAGAAGAAAGAGGCGCCATATACCATAATA GGGACCATTTGTGAGCCAGGCCTGGGGCTGCTGTCATGGTGGAACAATTAG
- the LOC133170150 gene encoding aconitate hydratase, mitochondrial-like, producing the protein MASYCFTVTRLRLALGSGARRLHVSAALSAEAKVAMSRFEPGSSINYEQLHQNINIVRKRLNRPLTLSEKIVYGHLDDPAGQEIERGRTYLRLRPDRVAMQDATAQMAMLQFISSGLPKVAVPSTIHCDHLIEAQIGGAQDLQRAKDINQEVYNFLATAGAKYGVGFWKPGSGIIHQIILENYAYPGVMLIGTDSHTPNGGGLGCVCIGVGGADAVDVMAGIPWELKCPKVIGVKLTGSLSGWTSPKDVILKVAGILTVKGGTGAIVEYHGPGVDSISCTGMATICNMGAEIGATTSLFPYNHRMKTYLEKTGRAEIASLSEKFKDDLVPDNGCEYDQTVEINLSELKPHINGPFTPDLAHPVSDIGATAQKNGWPLEVKVGLIGSCTNSSYEDMGRAASLAKQALDKGMKCKAQFTVTPGSEQIRATIERDGYAKILSDVGGIVLANACGPCIGQWDRQDVKKGEKNTIVTSYNRNFTGRNDANPATHAFVTSPEIVTAMALAGTLNFNPETDYLTAPNGEKFKLEPPCGDELPSRDFDPGQDTYQHPPAEGGSVKVDVNPSSNRLQLLEPFDKWHGGDLEDMKVLIKVKGKCTTDHISAAGPWLKFRGHLDNISNNMLIGAVNTENDAVNKVKNYLTGEYDGVPDVARHYKANGVNWVVVGDENYGEGSSREHAALEPRHLGGRAIIVKSFARIHETNLKKQGLLPLTFANASDYDKIRPDDHISITGLKSFAPGKPLTAVIKHGDGSQESISLNHTFNETQIEWFKAGSALNRMKTLQ; encoded by the exons atggcgtccTACTGTTTCACTGTCACTCGGTTGCGg CTGGCCCTTGGAAGCGGTGCAAGGCGATTGCATGTGTCTGCTGCCCTCAGCGCCGAGGCCAAAGTGGCAATGAGCCGCTTTGAGCCGGGTTCCAGCATTAACTATGAGCAGCTGCATCAGAACATCAACATTGTGAGAAAGAG ACTCAACAGACCTCTGACGCTGTCTGAGAAGATTGTGTACGGTCATTTGGATGATCCGGCAGGGCAGGAGATTGAGCGCGGTCGCACTTACCTGCGCTTGCGTCCGGACCGTGTGGCTATGCAGGATGCTACAGCTCAAATGGCCATGCTCCAGTTCATCAGCAGTGGTCTTCCCAAGGTAGCGGTGCCGTCCACTATCCACTGTGATCATCTGATTGAGGCTCAGATCGGAGGGGCTCAGGACCTACAGAGGGCTAAG GATATAAACCAGGAAGTTTATAACTTCCTGGCAACTGCTGGTGCCAAATACGGAGTAGGCTTCTGGAAACCAGGTTCAGGAATCATTCATCAG ATCATTTTGGAGAACTATGCATATCCTGGGGTGATGCTGATCGGTACAGACTCACATACTCCCAATGGTGGTGGTCTGGGTTGTGTCTGCATCGGCGTCGGTGGAGCTGATGCTGTGGATGTCATGGCTGGAATCCCTTGGGAGCTCAAGTGCCCCAAA GTGATTGGAGTGAAGCTAACGGGCTCCCTGTCAGGGTGGACATCTCCAAAGGATGTCATCTTGAAGGTGGCTGGCATACTGACTGTAAAGGGCGGCACTGGTGCCATTGTAGAGTATCATGGGCCAGGAGTTGACTCCATTTCTTGTACAG GTATGGCCACCATCTGCAACATGGGTGCTGAGATTGGCGCGACCACCTCGCTTTTCCCCTACAACCATCGCATGAAGACTTACCTTGAGAAAACTGGTCGTGCAG AGATTGCCTCTCTGTCTGAAAAGTTCAAAGATGACTTGGTTCCAGATAACGGTTGCGAATACGACCAGACCGTCGAGATTAACCTGAGTGAG TTGAAGCCTCACATCAACGGGCCTTTCACCCCGGACTTGGCCCACCCTGTGTCTGACATCGGCGCCACTGCTCAGAAGAACGGCTGGCCCCTCGAGGTTAAAGTtg GTCTGATTGGTAGCTGCACAAACTCCAGCTATGAGGACATGGGCAGAGCCGCCTCGCTTGCCAAGCAGGCCTTGGATAAAGGGATGAAGTGCAAGGCTCAGTTCACAGTCACCCCTGGTTCTGAACAGATTCGGGCTACCATTGAGAGGGACGGATAT GCCAAGATCTTGAGTGATGTTGGGGGGATTGTACTCGCCAATGCATGTGGACCTTGCATCGGTCAATGGGACAG GCAGGATGTGAAAAAAGGCGAGAAGAACACTATTGTCACTTCCTACAACAGAAATTTCACTGGTCGAAATGATGCTAATCCCGCCACACATGCTTTTGTCACCTCCCCTGAG ATTGTCACCGCGATGGCTCTGGCCGGAACCCTTAACTTCAACCCAGAGACGGACTATTTGACCGCTCCTAACGGCGAGAAATTTAAGTTGGAGCCCCCGTGTGGTGACGAGCTCCCCTCCAGAGACTTTGACCCTGGCCAAGACACCTACCAGCATCCTCCGGCTGAAGGCGGCTCTGTTAAG GTGGATGTAAACCCTTCCAGCAATCGCCTGCAGCTACTGGAGCCCTTTGATAAGTGGCATGGAGGAGACCTGGAAGACATGAAGGTCCTTATCAAG GTGAAGGGGAAGTGTACCACGGATCACATCAGCGCCGCCGGGCCCTGGCTAAAATTCCGCGGTCACCTCGACAACATCTCTAACAACATGCTCATTGGTGCCGTTAACACAGAGAACGACGCGGTCAACAAAGTCAAGAACTATCTCACCGGAGAGTATGACGGAGTACCGGATGTGGCTCGCCACTACAAG GCCAATGGAGTCAACTGGGTGGTCGTTGGAGATGAAAACTACGGCGAAGGATCCAGCAGAGAACATGCTGCCCTGGAGCCTCGACACTTGGGGGGACGGGCTATCATCGTCAAAAGCTTTGCGAGGATCCACG agACCAACCTGAAGAAGCAAGGTTTGCTGCCACTAACATTCGCCAACGCGAGCGACTATGACAAAATTCGCCCCGACGACCACATTTCGATCACCGGCCTGAAATCCTTTGCTCCCGGCAAG CCGCTGACAGCGGTGATCAAACATGGCGACGGCAGCCAGGAGTCCATCTCCCTAAACCACACTTTCAATGAGACGCAAATCGAGTGGTTCAAAGCTGGTTCCGCTCTCAACAGGATGAAGACGCTCCAGTAA
- the LOC133170171 gene encoding protein Tob2, whose product MHLEVKVALNFIVSYLYNKLPRRRADLFGEELERILVSRFEGHWYPEAPLRGSAFRCLHLGAPRDPVVELAAKRSGLDTEEVRANVPAELSVWIDPYEVSYQIGEKGTVKVLYLEDPPGLSCDGERPEGVMREVKGDSELDEAKSLGFNPDAQVFVPIGSQLSPSLMAPLSSSPTPPSVHPGPALFNYPTCSSPADPAGHSSNTSTPPPYLAAQQAAPSLPAARPQPITFTTAAFAATKFGSTKMKKCSVAGSAGASNVVVGVPPVQRMLSHSPTAMLAPEMLKHKSLSLSMHSLVAPIPSQLSPNAKEFVYPGSQSPLYFDADPQPMQASRFQPPHSMGTHPTFDPFSSPPPSQSVGILGTNGEISYMEKPQFVEGLGSYNLQYPSQSFQPVVLAN is encoded by the coding sequence ATGCATCTCGAGGTGAAGGTCGCCCTTAACTTCATCGTGTCCTATTTGTACAATAAGCTACCTCGGCGTCGGGCCGACCTCTTCGGAGAGGAGCTGGAGCGTATCCTGGTGTCTCGCTTCGAGGGCCACTGGTATCCCGAGGCTCCTCTTCGGGGTTCTGCGTTCCGCTGTTTGCACCTGGGAGCCCCGAGAGACCCGGTTGTGGAGCTGGCCGCCAAGAGAAGCGGCTTGGATACGGAGGAGGTGCGAGCAAACGTCCCCGCCGAGCTCAGCGTGTGGATCGACCCCTACGAGGTGTCCTACCAGATTGGGGAGAAGGGGACGGTTAAAGTGTTGTACCTGGAGGACCCACCGGGCCTCAGCTGCGATGGCGAGCGACCCGAAGGGGTCATGAGAGAAGTCAAAGGAGACTCTGAGTTGGATGAAGCCAAGAGTTTGGGCTTCAATCCAGACGCTCAGGTGTTTGTTCCGATCGGAAGCCAATTATCTCCTTCCCTTATGGCGCCGCTCTCCAGTTCTCCCACGCCGCCGTCTGTCCATCCCGGCCCCGCCCTCTTCAACTACCCCACCTGCAGCTCGCCCGCCGACCCGGCCGGCCACTCGTCCAACACGTCCACCCCTCCCCCCTACCTCGCCGCTCAGCAAGCCGCCCCCTCGCTCCCCGCCGCCCGCCCTCAACCGATCACCTTCACCACCGCCGCTTTCGCCGCCACGAAATTCGGCTCCACCAAAATGAAAAAGTGCAGCGTGGCCGGGTCGGCGGGCGCCTCCAACGTCGTCGTCGGGGTCCCGCCTGTCCAGAGGATGCTCTCCCACTCGCCCACCGCCATGCTGGCTCCGGAGATGCTGAAGCACAAGTCGCTCTCGCTCTCCATGCACTCGCTTGTGGCTCCCATCCCCAGTCAGCTGTCCCCCAACGCCAAAGAGTTTGTCTACCCGGGATCCCAGAGCCCCCTTTACTTCGACGCGGACCCCCAGCCCATGCAAGCTAGCCGATTCCAACCCCCCCACAGCATGGGCACCCACCCGACCTTTGACCCTTTCTCCAGCCCTCCCCCATCTCAGAGCGTGGGCATCTTGGGCACCAACGGCGAGATCTCCTACATGGAGAAACCTCAATTTGTTGAGGGTTTAGGGAGCTACAACCTGCAATATCCAAGCCAGTCCTTCCAGCCTGTCGTGTTGGCCAACTAA